One genomic segment of Thermoleophilia bacterium includes these proteins:
- the hpnC gene encoding squalene synthase HpnC, protein MTTGGTAPGDLDGARARVAAITRDHDENFPIAFALAPRDVRSDMRALYAYCRITDDIGDAGDATVTQRLAALDAWEADLVRAVHGTADDPVLVAVADVIRRRSLDTDLFTRVIEANRMDQRTSRWESHEDLLHYCAHSATPVGRMVLGVLGRDDARRVALSDATCEGLQLVNFWQDIGRDLVERDRVYLPRDDMASFGVTDDALRAPTASPAVRSVVRMEVGRARARLVQGAPLWGTVPIRVRLDIGLFTAGGLWVCDAIAARDFDTIAARPAPGVRGRLRMVGGVVARLVRGGGTWA, encoded by the coding sequence ATGACAACGGGGGGCACCGCCCCCGGAGATCTCGACGGGGCACGAGCGCGCGTCGCCGCCATCACACGTGATCACGACGAGAACTTCCCCATCGCATTCGCGCTCGCCCCGCGCGACGTGCGCTCCGACATGCGCGCGCTCTACGCGTACTGCCGGATCACGGACGACATCGGTGACGCCGGTGACGCCACCGTCACGCAGCGCCTCGCCGCACTCGACGCATGGGAAGCCGACCTCGTCCGCGCCGTCCACGGGACGGCAGACGACCCGGTGCTCGTGGCCGTCGCCGACGTCATCCGCCGACGGAGCCTGGACACGGACCTGTTTACGCGCGTCATCGAGGCCAACCGCATGGACCAGCGCACGTCACGCTGGGAATCCCACGAGGACCTCCTGCACTACTGCGCACACTCGGCCACCCCGGTCGGACGCATGGTGCTGGGCGTGCTCGGACGGGACGACGCTCGCCGCGTCGCGCTGTCGGATGCCACCTGTGAGGGTCTCCAGTTGGTCAACTTCTGGCAGGACATCGGGCGGGACCTCGTTGAGCGGGACCGGGTGTACCTGCCGCGCGACGACATGGCGTCCTTCGGGGTGACCGACGACGCGCTCCGCGCTCCGACCGCATCGCCCGCCGTGCGGTCGGTCGTGCGCATGGAAGTGGGACGCGCCCGGGCGCGACTGGTTCAGGGTGCCCCGCTGTGGGGCACGGTGCCCATCCGCGTGCGCCTGGACATCGGCCTGTTCACGGCCGGGGGTCTGTGGGTCTGCGATGCCATCGCCGCCCGGGATTTCGACACCATCGCCGCGCGCCCCGCACCGGGAGTACGCGGACGCCTGCGAATGGTCGGCGGCGTCGTGGCTCGTCTCGTACGAGGAGGTGGCACGTGGGCATGA
- the shc gene encoding squalene--hopene cyclase: MNSRSFTAPELRGAARLAADRGAQHLRGLQHDDGFWWGELESNASITAEHLFLLEALGMAGETERRAVAAELLATQGEDGGWPIWHGAPGDLSITVEAWYALRLAGIPESAEPMQRAERRILALGGANKARFFTRLWLAVLGQYPWRALPAAPPEIVMLPARAPVSVYRFASWARGTFVPMLVVLSRNPTFPQAASVAPIFAEAPGSVPGPDPRSPGPLTQWISRLMPLAHWYNRHPLGFVRRLSERRIRRWILDRQEADGAWAGIQPPWVYSIFALHALGMPLDHPVITRAIEGFSTFLLYRDGRLRMQSCLSPVWDTALAAIAIDDAGTAGDDDAVSRARDWLLAREVTREGDWRNLPRRGEAGGWSFEFNNEWYPDTDDTAEVLIALLRTGVARSDGAVRRGVKWLLSMQSRDGGWAAFDVDNTSTLIGQFPVCDFGEVIDPSTEDVTAHVLEALAECGVPHGHPAIRTGLAYLRRTQRQDGSWWGRWGVNHVYGTGAVLPALAVCGVDMHASWVLRGVDWLARHQNADGGWGEDIASYRDPSLAGVGESTASQTAWALIGLIAAAPDHPAISPGIAWLVDSQGPNGDWDEDAFTGTGFPGDFMIKYHYYRLYFPVMALGRYAG; encoded by the coding sequence ATGAACAGTCGATCCTTCACCGCACCGGAACTCCGCGGAGCGGCGCGCCTGGCTGCCGACCGCGGGGCTCAGCACCTGCGCGGCCTGCAGCACGACGACGGATTCTGGTGGGGCGAACTCGAATCGAACGCGTCCATCACAGCCGAGCACCTGTTCCTGCTGGAGGCTCTCGGAATGGCGGGCGAGACGGAGCGCCGCGCCGTGGCCGCCGAGTTGCTGGCCACCCAGGGAGAGGATGGCGGCTGGCCCATCTGGCACGGGGCACCTGGCGACCTCTCCATCACCGTGGAGGCCTGGTACGCACTCCGGCTCGCGGGAATTCCCGAGTCGGCGGAGCCCATGCAGCGTGCCGAGCGCCGGATCTTGGCTCTCGGCGGCGCGAACAAGGCCCGCTTCTTCACCCGTCTCTGGCTCGCTGTGCTCGGCCAGTATCCGTGGCGGGCGCTGCCGGCAGCACCGCCCGAGATCGTGATGCTTCCGGCGCGCGCACCGGTGTCCGTGTACCGGTTCGCCTCATGGGCGCGCGGAACGTTCGTGCCGATGCTCGTCGTGCTCTCGCGCAACCCCACGTTCCCGCAGGCCGCGTCGGTGGCACCCATCTTCGCGGAGGCCCCCGGAAGTGTGCCCGGACCCGACCCGCGCAGCCCCGGGCCCCTCACGCAGTGGATCTCACGTCTCATGCCGCTCGCTCACTGGTACAACCGACACCCGCTCGGATTCGTCCGCAGACTGTCGGAGCGCCGCATCCGCAGATGGATCCTCGATCGCCAAGAAGCCGACGGCGCGTGGGCGGGCATCCAACCCCCATGGGTCTACTCGATCTTCGCCCTGCACGCGCTCGGAATGCCCCTGGACCACCCAGTCATCACCCGTGCCATCGAGGGCTTCTCCACGTTCCTCCTGTACCGCGACGGGCGGCTGCGCATGCAGTCGTGCCTGTCCCCGGTTTGGGACACCGCCCTCGCGGCCATCGCCATCGACGACGCTGGCACGGCCGGTGACGACGACGCCGTCTCACGAGCACGGGATTGGCTGCTGGCACGCGAGGTCACCCGGGAGGGCGACTGGCGAAACCTTCCCCGTCGGGGCGAGGCTGGCGGCTGGAGCTTCGAGTTCAACAACGAGTGGTATCCCGACACCGACGACACAGCCGAAGTGCTCATCGCCCTGCTGCGCACCGGGGTGGCGCGATCCGACGGTGCCGTGCGTCGCGGGGTCAAGTGGCTCCTCTCGATGCAGAGTCGGGATGGTGGGTGGGCGGCCTTCGACGTGGACAACACGAGCACGCTCATCGGCCAGTTTCCGGTCTGCGACTTCGGCGAGGTGATCGACCCATCCACCGAGGACGTGACGGCCCATGTGCTAGAGGCACTGGCCGAGTGCGGCGTGCCGCACGGGCACCCGGCCATCCGCACGGGCCTCGCCTATCTGCGCCGCACCCAGCGACAGGACGGGTCGTGGTGGGGACGGTGGGGCGTCAACCACGTGTACGGGACGGGAGCGGTGCTCCCCGCCCTTGCCGTCTGTGGCGTGGACATGCACGCCAGTTGGGTGCTGCGCGGCGTCGACTGGCTGGCCCGTCATCAGAACGCCGACGGCGGTTGGGGCGAGGACATCGCGAGTTACCGCGATCCCTCCCTCGCCGGTGTCGGCGAGTCCACTGCGTCCCAGACCGCATGGGCGCTCATCGGCCTCATCGCCGCCGCTCCCGATCATCCGGCGATTTCCCCGGGTATCGCGTGGCTGGTGGATTCCCAAGGGCCGAACGGGGACTGGGATGAGGACGCCTTCACGGGCACCGGCTTCCCCGGCGACTTCATGATCAAGTACCACTACTACCGCCTGTATTTCCCGGTGATGGCGCTTGGGCGGTACGCCGGATGA
- the hpnD gene encoding squalene synthase HpnD — protein sequence MSVDQAYDVCTEVTRTEARNFYFGFILLPRERRRAIHALYAFSRLCDDSVDGVDDPTAKAQAVRARRDDVTRVYSGDGASTDDDPILIALADAIRRFGIPRAPMDALVDGVEMDLDTDRYADWPALTTYCDRVAGAVGVLSLYVFGFRDPAAPEHAQDLGVAMQVVNIMRDVQEDADRGRIYLPAQDMASHGVDVADILAGRMSDRMAALMHEQGDRAHEYFRRGAMLLPLLDLRARMCVQMLAALYGDILTRIEERGYDYTQGRVSLSGRRKAALMIGSIGRALLTRHR from the coding sequence ATGAGTGTCGATCAGGCGTACGACGTGTGCACCGAGGTCACCCGGACCGAAGCACGCAACTTCTACTTTGGGTTCATCCTGCTGCCCCGCGAGCGACGGCGCGCCATCCATGCTCTGTACGCGTTCAGCCGCCTGTGCGACGACTCCGTGGACGGCGTAGACGATCCCACGGCCAAGGCCCAGGCGGTGCGTGCCCGACGTGATGACGTGACGCGCGTCTACTCCGGCGACGGCGCCAGCACCGACGACGACCCCATCCTCATCGCACTCGCCGACGCCATCCGCCGGTTCGGAATCCCCCGCGCGCCTATGGACGCACTCGTCGACGGCGTGGAGATGGACCTCGACACGGACCGCTACGCCGACTGGCCCGCGCTCACGACCTACTGCGATCGGGTGGCCGGGGCCGTGGGGGTGCTGTCCCTCTACGTGTTCGGGTTTCGCGACCCCGCCGCACCCGAGCACGCACAGGACCTAGGCGTGGCGATGCAGGTCGTCAACATCATGCGCGATGTCCAGGAGGACGCCGACCGTGGCCGCATCTACCTGCCCGCGCAGGACATGGCGTCCCACGGGGTGGACGTGGCCGACATCCTCGCCGGTCGCATGTCCGACCGGATGGCAGCGCTCATGCACGAACAGGGTGACCGCGCGCACGAGTACTTCCGGCGGGGCGCGATGCTGCTGCCGCTGCTCGATCTGCGCGCGCGCATGTGCGTTCAGATGCTGGCCGCGCTCTACGGCGACATCCTCACGCGTATCGAGGAGCGTGGTTACGACTACACACAGGGACGCGTGTCGCTCTCCGGACGACGGAAGGCCGCGCTCATGATCGGCTCGATCGGCCGTGCCCTTCTTACGAGACACCGATGA